TTGTCACGGTTAAAATACTGACAAGAAACTGCATGACCTAATAGTATCCTCATGGTACTTGGTTCGATACAACCAAGTATCTTCATaatgctttcaataagtttCTTTACTGGAATCTTCTACTGactgtgactgactgactaaacAGCTCATGATCAATAATGGCTAATGCTAcatatttttttttgcagttaTACATGTTGCTTTGCATGACACaagccttttggcatactgcaggaAGTACAATGCCTGCTACATTTTCATTTCCCATTAATTTTTGCTTGTAGCACAAAGATTTCAATTTTCAGGTAGCAAGGATATCAATGGCTTTGTGTGTCtattgcatgaaaataaaatcctaATATTTCTTTTTACTTGTCATTTTTACTTATCTTAATATGTTTGTATGTGGAATTGGATTTGTAGAATTTTAATGCACTTTCTTATTAGGAACATTTACATAAGTACTTAAATACAGTGCGTGGGTGTATCATTATTGTAATATGTTTCTTGAAAAGTTGTAAACTGCTtataaaacatgtcacataGGTATGGCTATAAGTACTGTAGCTAGTATTTATGATCTAGATACTTGAGTGCTAAAATCCATGATCATTTCAGTCCTATAGAGCTAATATATGTTAATGGGTGTCTTTTTCATGTTGCTATTGATGATCCAACTATTGTTAAAAGTTTTTATTGAAATTTTTCTTCCAGGTAAAAGATAAAAGTACAAATATACATAACACATTGTATTATAATTGCATGGTGAATGCATGCAGTAGTATATTAAGCATGCAATAAAAACTTgtcctatatatagctatgtattttACAGGCTACAAGGGTAACTGCAGTGTGTAATAAGATTCATAATCTGGGAATTGAATTACGAACACGACCATTTATTTACTCTAAAATCTCTAAACTGGATCTGGACTCCTTCTTATTGTACAGTTCTAAGATAACAATTGATGTaagcttgtgtgtgtgtgtgtgtgtgtgtgtgtgtgtgtgtgtgtgtgtgtgtgtgtgtgtgtgtgtgtgtgtgtgtgtgtgtgtgtgtgtgtgtgtgtgtgtgtgtgtgtgtgtgtgtgtgtgtgtgtgtgtgtgtgtgtgtgtgtgtgtgtgtgtgtgtgtgtgtgtgtgtgtgtgtgtgtgtgtgtgtgtgtgtgtgtgtgtgtgtgtgtgagtgtgtgtgtgagtgtgtgcgtacatgtgtgtgtgcgtacatgtgtgtgtgcgtacatgtgtgtgtgcgtacatgtgtgtgtgcgtacatgtgtgtgtgcgtacatgtgtgtgtgcgtacatgtgtgtgtgcgtacatgtgtgtgtgaatTGTGAGGCAGATAGCCAAGTGGCTATAGAGCACCGGCCTGGTGATCCAACCAAGTTATGTGCAGTTGCTATTGTTGtatccttgagcaagaaactttactcacattactcCAATCTACCCAGCTATTAGAatggacctggtgtcaactggagaTGGAGCCCACCCAGTTTGTAACATCAATGGCACCTCTGGGCAACAAGTCACCTGTTTTAATATGAAATTGTCTATGTACTTGTGAAAGCATGATCTTGAGTCCTTGTAATACTGTATTTTCTTTTCTTGTTACAGGCCCGATTAGTATACATTCCAATGAAGCCTGAATTTGTTTTGCCACTGTTGTTTGCAATCGCATTAATTTGGAGAATAATACTTTACTAGTATATAGTGTATCTGTATCGACTGTATGCAATTCTGTACAGACCTGGATGAGTCAAATGTTCTTTTCAGACTCAGCACAATTTGAATAAAATAAATGTTagatactgtatgattataatctcaaaaatgtatgtatattttTATGTGTTACCATATGTAGGCAGTGCACTAATGCAGTGTGTAGTTTCTTGGAAAGAAAGATATGCTATTCATATTTTTGAGGTTTCAAATTTTTGAGGGCCTAAATAATGTGTCAATGTAGATGTGATAGGTATTGCTATATTTTTACAGTGAAGCCTGTGTATcaaggacaccttgggatcaAAAGTGCCCTGATTAcaaaggtgtcctgattttcaaGTGTCCTAATTAACAGGTTGCACTGTAACTATAATGTAAAATGAGTACGTAGCTATAATATCCATGACATGATGCAGGTATCATGCAGTAAAGCTACCACTGAATTATATACTATACTAGTGGaacaggacacttgaaaatgaggacgcCTGCATAATCTGGATACTTGGCGATAGTCCCAAAGTATATCCCTTAGcatataaactgacctggaaaatcaggacaccttgcaTGATacttttggttggtcccaaggtgccATACAAGTTTCATGCACTGccggtatatatatatatatgtagtgcaTCCATGATTCAACATCTTACTGAAATTTGTTCGTTTTTGATATTGCAAGGAGTATTCATTCAAAAATCTAGCTTCATTGAAACAGTTAACACATGTAATGAATATCCTTAAATAATAATGATGTGCATATATAGTTAATATTCATCAGCATtcatattaacatcattgcagcctttTCTTGGCCACTACCACTGATTACAATGTTTTAACCCATGGCCAGGTGTTTTAAAGGTCACCCCTTTTCACATCAatttcaattctttttgtaaCAAATTTATACCCTAAAGTCCCAACTCAAGATTTACAGGAGTATCATAGCAATAAAactgcttattattattatggaaatttttggaagTGTGTTTCCAATAAAGGCTTAGAGAAGGTAAAACACTATTGCCAGCAAAGAGCTCCAAACATGCAAATCACCTGTAGTAGCCATGATATACTTATTATAGCTATTGCAGATTAAATTAATTCTGCATGCATGCTCATATAGAGTCTCAGATTCAGCTGTCGTTGCTTCAGAATCTTTGGTACACAACATGTTACTGAAGTcactgttttttgttgttggtgTATTTTGCATAATAGCAAGTCAGAGTTGTTAGCTATTTAAGTTTAAAAAACAATGACAGTTTTGTTAGTGCCTTAGAGCTCATTGCTAAAACCCATGCCATGTCATCTCCATAAGACCACACCACAGGCCATACAGACACATACTCAAAGTTTAGGTAGCAAAGAACAGTTTATTATATGAAAACATCTGACTTTAGATGCATGTCTCATTGGTCAATCCATGCAATAATCCATTTGTGATTATTGTATAACATATAGTTACTCCAATTATATATTGCCTCTACATTGTGGATACTTTTTCAGCAAttatttgattgattgattgatttttgtTTAAACTCATGATGTTCAGCATAGCCATTCTTCCATGTCAGAGTACagacacatacaaatacacaagtacaaaactgaaaaacatacaagacatgACACATACAAAGCAATACCTTTTAaataatactattattagtCATATAGTAGTAGGTCTTCATTAAAGTGACAAATTTTCCATGCTTGTGGGACACTTCAAACAGTAACTTATTCCACCAGCAAGTGGCACGATGTCGACTCTATATTTCTAGCCAGATGATGGTAAGTGCTGTTAGCAAAATAGGCCTTACACTGAGTGTTATAGGTGTGAAAGCTGCCAGTAACAATTAGTTTGAGAATATGCGTTTTGTTGAAGTGGCATGTTCTAATAATACAGCTACAGTAATGTGGGCGCCCCCTACTTAATGATGCGTCATGAGTTCAAAAGAAGCGGGCGGCGCCAGATATAATACCATCACGCCATTATGTGGTGGGTGTGATCAAGAATACAATTAACAATAAAGCTTAAACTATGGAGTTTTTTGAAATCATAAGCGAACAGCAGTCATACCGAAGAGTCGCGGGAGGAGACATTAACATTTCCAAGGGAGGCGACCGGGAAGATAGTCAGGTATGCTCAGTGCTGGTCAGCTATACTTTTAGATTTTCCCACTGAAAGCTAATTTCGTTCAAGGTCATAGGCCATTcgaaataaattctctgtttcccgtcctgaactcacatgcatgcatattaattttgcatgcgggtgggcggtccatttccattatttcaatATAAGACTCagattgcaggggcggatccggaGTTTGCAAAGAGGGGGTGCACATTGCTAAAAAGTTGAAGAACCAAAAGAAAACTCACAACAGTAATGGCTGTCCTTTACctaaaagtatataaagatccttatttatagcttcatagttaagctacactgcttcattagagtgaatgactgctttattagagttgtATCAGTGTaattttttgaaagggatgaAGGAGGAGGTCCCTGTGCCCCCCTTTGGATTCGCACtggattggcagcttttcaagccattattttcctggcacaaccattcaaaagctgtataaaagcatgcttaagcgtGTTCCATTTTAAGTTGCAAAAGTAACACTAATGTGAAGGGTGAAGGTTGTGCCAACTTGATGGCACTGTTGAcacatgagctgacactgtttcaagatggcttttactgagcctgtcagtatgtaCAAATAAccaaataatggaagaatacggaataatagaatatttatAGCTGACAGTAACTGGATGCGGgcagtggatgggaaacagacaatttatttggagtagccTTAAGGGGGGCCCAGCATGCCCCCCTgctgaaaataactttttaaataAATCttgggaaaagttgcagtatagctTGGCATTGTAATTTTTAGTTTAAATTTTAGGCTGCAAGCCCTCAATTGCAAAAGTACTGCACAACCCCCAGACTCCAGCCAAACAATAGTCATACTTGCCctccccctgtaggtcaggtctagaatcaccactgtTCAAGGTTATAACTACAGTGTTTTCCAGTAAGATTTCAggataaattctctgtttcccgcaGCATTCTGCTCTCGGTGAAGGTGCAAGGTGGACATGATGCACCTATCAAAGCTTTGCCCAACCTACCCCCATGCGGGAAAGGAGGGGATTTGACCCAACTATATGTCTAATTCCCCTACACTGGGGCAAAATTGTAGGTCTAATCTCTTCCTTTCTCCATTGGAATATCTCAATCCTTTGTTTCAAATATTGCCTAAATCCCCACACCTGGCCATGGGGCCTAAATTTATGTCTAATCCCCTCGTTATGTCCCAGGTTTGCCCACATGGTGGTAGGTAGGgaaaactttgataggtgcataaagcCAATTTAAGTTCATGGTTAATACTAGGAATTTGTATGGTGTCAGTGCGACTTTGCTAGCGCATGGCCAAACCCTACTCTTCGTGCAGCACTTATCAATTTTATTGATAAAATTATAAGCTCTTCTTGCAGCTAGGTAATACCTTAAAAATTTAGACCTCCGTACATTACATatgggattgtttgcaaatctgtgaaaattttattttacattgctcaacctcaaaaatttTGCCCCTCAAGAATATTTAgactatacagtataattatcagTAGATTATAAGTGACACACAAAAAGTAgagtctggccatgcaagactatttGCTAGGAGTAACGTAGCTAGAGTGACAATGAGCAAGACTGAACTCTTCAAGTGTTCTCAATATTGTGCAAACTCGGACTCATTCTTCCGGCATGGGTCTGTAGATCACTTCAAATTGGCTCCTATTTGTGTGCCTCCTGCTGTGATTATACTATAGTCTGATTACTCTACTCAGTGTCACAAGTCTCCTGTCACTGCTGCTAACACTGGTATATTGTACGTATGATGTTGTAGCTATAAGATGATTGCACATGACATTACTACATGCTTAATGTAGTCTTGGATGTAGAAGTCGTGGATGTAGAAGTCGGTGCAGTACAATAATAGAACAATGAGTTGCCAAGAAAATCTCTTACACTGTATCATGATCACAAAATAATATGCCACTTATAACAGGCTCTTGACCAATGGTCTGTGAGTATCCTATGCCCCCTGAGCACTGCAGACATCTTCAACATGGTTGGGATGAACTGCTTCATCAATTTCCCATTGAGATTTGTAGATACTTACCATAGTCTTTAAATACACTAGTGACTAGTAATTAACCCAGTATTCAATTATTCTTATCTAAAGGTGGTTTCTGCAGTGTTTTCAAAAGGTTTTACATGACCATTTCATCCAGTGGGCATGTGCTTTTTTCATAATATTTCTTAAACAGGTTAGTAATGTGGCTGTTCATAATTTCCTGTAGTGTCTATGAAAAGCCTTTTATGTTTATTTGGTGTCTGGGTTGCTGCAGCCCTAGACTTAGGGTGTCGTTGGTGTATAGACGTGCCTTGAATATAAATTATTTTTGCAATCTATTATAGTCATAAAAGGGCATACTCAAAGTGACTTTGATGTAGCTAGACCTCCGTATACCAGTTGCCAAcaaatttaaaattatttcagGGAAAATTCTGCCTCTGTAGGCAGAGTTTCTAGTGGGATAGAGGGTTCGGATGGAATTTCATCGAGTTGGTTTTCTAGGCTTTAATGTGACACAGGTGTGTGAAATGTGCAAAGCCAGGCCTAGCTATAGGGAGTCTGGAGCATGCTAAAAACAAAACAGATGCAAAGGTTGCTGAATGGTTATATCATTACAGTATGTTAATTTGCCTATATATGGGAAGGACTACTAGTGTTTTTCATGTTTTTTTTGTGCAAGCAATTAGAAGACATTTGCAAGTATATAAACAATTTTGTGCTGTGATTTCTCAGTTTGGGGAATCAACTGTGCAAGTTTTCATTAACGAAGAATAATGGGGTTGGTTGGTAAAAGTCAATGTACAGTAATGTACTATACTTTTTTTGCAGCAGTCTTTTAACTATACCCTTTGTTAACAGTAAGCTTAAGTCAGTTTGTTTGAGTTTATGGCTAACGTAGTAGAAGTTCCAGATCCCAGCTATTGTGGTTGCTTAAGAACATATGCACTGCATGTTGCTGGAAGATCAAGTcgccactgggtctgggaatcATCCTGCATTAACAGTGTTTTAATTTTAAGATTCTGATGCTTTCCCATTACAGCATTTAACTAACCTTCTCATAGGTCTCTAGTGATGAAACACTTCTGAATAGGAACTATGTTATTCATACCAATCAATCAGTAGTTTTTTCCTTCTACTAATCTGAACTTGTGCAAAATCCTGGAGCTATATGCTACTGCTTTTAAAGGTGAATGCATATTTTTTATGGAGCAGTGTCAGGAAAATAAGTCCACCCTTTAAAGCTGATTTTCAACCAGTTACAACATGTTCACCCAGCCTTAAAAAAGGTACATAAAGTTCATCCCAGCTGTAGACCTTACACATCCTGCATTGCAAAATATCTATGAAACTTCTATTTGGTATTTAGCAGTACTTTTACAGAGAATGGACCTTATAGTAATTAATTATGATATAATTACATTGTACCAAGTATTATCGTACACTGTTTTCAATTTTGTGTTTAGGAAGATGAGTATAGTAAGGGATTACGGGTGTGTAAACAAGCAATTATCAAACCTTACTTCATATTCCTTAAGATGGTATggtttcatatatatatatatatatatatgcttatGTATTATTTTTGTGTATAATGTTAATGCAGATTGGATGGAGGAAATTTTCATTACATTTTGACATCAAAAACAACTATATGAAACAGACACTTAATATATTTTTTCCTACATTGTTTGTGATTACAGTGTTTGCTGGTTTTGGTGCTGAAGCTGTGTTATGTTTTGGAAGAATAAAAGTATGTAAGAATTAATATTTATATGTATCATTGGCGTATATGCTGACTAGCACTCCCTGTGTTATAGCTGTTATTATTCTTTTATGTAGACCTACAACGATCCTATTACAACTAATGGAACAAGTTTTGTGTATATTCGTTGTGATTCAGGATATTTCAGACAAGTATTAGGACCATTTATCTTAATAATATCTGCGTATTTCTTAGGATTTTACATTATGCGTTATTCCCAAACAGAGCATTTGTTAACTTTAACAGAAAAGGTAAAAAATATAATTACCTGCATTTTTGTGTATGCTCTGTCTATGTACATTCTCCATGCATGCAATTCTGGAGAGGTACTGCCACCATTAAATTTCAATTTTAGACATAAATGTACCATAATTGCTGTGGATACTGTGTGTGGATGCTTGATATTTTAATCTGTATCTTTTGAGTAATGCATTGTGATAGTGTTTAACAGCAGTTGGCTTTAAATAGTAAGAGATTTATATAACAcacgtacaaattttcaagggaggcttctgtaataaaattatttgaaaAGAATTAGCTTTTCTTCTTGACTTAATTAAATAAACATCTTGTGTACAGTAAGGTACTGTGTGGTGGTGTTAGAAACCATGGTAATTCTTACAACACAATACCAAGCGATACTTAATGAAACatgaaactctaatagaacaaccattgTACACTAAACTGAAAGGTAAAAAGTAGATAGTATACTGTGGACTCTAGTTATTACACGGATGCGCCTATAAATTTTGAAGGAATTATTTGTTAAATTTATTGTGCTTGTTAAGCGTTAAGCTCATGATCAAAAGAAGTTTCTGCATTTATGCTCATCACATTTTAAAAGCAATCTGGATACCAATATTCAGTCAAATAGTTTGCTTCAGTCAAGGAAACGAAGAGAAGTTGGGTGCAGCTATGACCTATCGTTATTATATATCTGCCTAGCCAGGAATTGagagtatactgtatatacactgaAAAACAAATGCCTATATAACACAAGTATTCAATGTAATAACCTGTGTGCCTAATAACTGGAGCCTATAATAAAATATTCTACAAGTATTTTCCAAGTATTTTCcatttgaaatatttagaccttcatatagtctaatacattttgggatgGCTTGCAAATTCAcacaaaaaatttaaattaGGTAGCATTGTTCAATCTCAAAAATTTTgctcctcaaaatatttaggctatacagtattagtCTCTCTAGCCCACCCACTCATATAGTTACAGCCTTGTAACAATGGTTCAAGTAACAGTAATTGTACTATACATGGTTAAGGAGAATAACAGTATCACATTTGATACACAGTGGAAATATTTTAGAGGTGTCCTAATATTGCATATCAGTTTGCTTTATCAAGTGTAAACAATACAAATTCTAGTACTCATTATAATTTCTGCATGTCATGTTTGATAATTTCCAGGTATTTTTAGGCTACACTGACAAAGTTGGTCAATTCTCTCAGAAAAGACTCATCATTTATTTGAGGTGCATGCCACTTTTACTATTATGTGTGCATCAATTATATTTATACAGAATTCTGATTGTAATCGGACTGCTGTGGTTGGTGCTATCTGTACCACTAAACATTTTACGAGTATACTCTTTGAAGTTATTGTCACGTGATACTTATTTTTATTACCTAACTTCATATAACACTAGATATTTGGAAGATCTCTATAGTCAGAGAATGTATGTTAACACTAGTATGAGTCTATTGTTGCAAACTACATGTTTTTCTGTTGCAGCAAGCCTCCATCAGAGGTTGATGCACTCCGATATATTTTAATAACTTTGTCTGTAGTTGGTTTCACTGCAAATGATTTATTTTACATTGCTGCAATTATCAACTATTCCTTGCAATGTCAACTGATTACTTTCTTGATTAATGTTACTGTTGATAGAATATGCAAACAGCAGTGTAAAATTGATCAGGCTATCAAGGTACCTATATGTGTACATACCAGTCTTAAGTATCACATACCAGTCTTAAGTATCTGTGTTTATACTATGAGTACATAGACTATTTGTTTGTAAATAGAATAGAAGGGCTCAATTGTTATCATATACAAATCAAAGTTAAAAATATGCACATTAAACTAACAATTATTTAATATAAGGCATGTTTTCGCTTACAAACTTGTTCAAAGGTGTCTGGTAGACTCTACTTGTTATGTAATATTCTTAAGtaattataatctaatccaaaacagccaagctgtaaaaaaagtgtgcggccctcagaaaggctatggtgaaaaaagatgtgaaatccaaggtggcggccaagaaatggctgtgatggtaggttagtggtaaaaattttaataatgacaattcaggtgaatttttgtgccgcttcacaaaaattcacctgaattgtcgttattaaaatttttaccactaacctaccatcacagccatttcttggccgccaccttggatttcacatcttttttcaccatagcctttctgagggccgcacactttttttacagcttggctgttttggattagatttcatttctttttgtatttgtataccccaaagccggcctatggccagctttgggacttttttaacctatgtttttttctttactacaggaagaagaaaagatgaagtagatgtactttaaatattttatcagtaaatgtacaaattatatatactgtataatacatatgtgaccggatttgcgaaaaggggtccaatttgccaactttgacaattgataacttcagattggaaagagctattgccttgatatttgggcagtggtgagcaccactatagctgaatacatggtgaaatgttcaggttaataattatgttacttgaacactgagttatggtctccaacatttacagaattggatgtgtgtggaagaccccttttcgcaaatccggtcacatatattgattacagaaatctccatggtggtttctttgtaactgaacactctacaaggtgacttcttctaattgctctctctacagggtgaattgtttgtagctgaacgatctacaaggtaacttcttctagctgatctctctacaggtgatgtgtttgtagctgaattttgtataggtgatttgtttgcagctgagctctttacagaatggtttctttgtagctgaactctctaaaaggtaacttcttctaactgatctttctacagggcaatttgtttctggcagaattttctacagggtgatttctttgcagctgaactctctacatggtggtttctttgtagctgaactctctacaaggtaatttcttctagctgatctctctacagggagatttgtttgtagctgaactatctacaaggtaacttcttatagctgatctctacagggtgatttgttcgtagttgaattctgtacaggtgatttgtttgcagctgagctctttacaaaatggtttctttgtagctgaactttctccaaggtaacttcttctaactgatctttctacagggtgatttgtttgtagctgaactatctacaaggtaatttcttctagctgatctctctacagggcgatttgtttgtagctgaattctgtacaagtgatttgtttgcagctgagctctttacagaatagtttctttgtagctgaactctctacagggtgatttgtttgtagctgaaatccctacaaggtaacttcttctagctgatctctctacagggtgatttgtttgtagctgaactctctacaggtgatttgtttgtagctgaactctacaaggcgatacttctaggtgatttctctacaggattccttgtttctaactgaactctcaacagggtgatctgttcatagctgaactttctactgggtgatttgtttgcagctgaactctctaaatggtggtttctttgtagctgaactctctacaatgtgacttcttctagctgaactctctacaaggtgacttgtttctagctgatctctctacagggtgacttgtttctagctgaactctctacaggtgatttgtttgtagctgaactctctacatggtggtttcgttgtagctgaactctctacaaggtaacttcttctagctgatctttttcactgcatatttgtttgtagctgagttctctacagggtgatttgtttgcagctgaactctctacatgggagtttcattgtagctgaactctctacaatgtgacttcttctagctgaactctctacagggtgacttgtttctagctgaactctctacaggtgatttgtttgcagctgaactctctacatggtggtttctttgtagctgaactctctacaaggtaacttcttctagccgatctttctacaaggtgattgagttttttgcagctgaactctttacatggtggttgctttgtagctgaactctctaaaaggtgacttcttctagctgaactctctacaggatgatttgtttgcagctggattctctacgtggtagtttctttgtagctgaactctctacaatgtgacttcttctagctgaactctctacagggtgacttgtttctagctgatctctctacagggtgacttgtttctagctgaattctctacaggtgatttgtttgcagctgaactctctacatggtggtttctttgtagctgaactctctacaaggtaacttcttctagctgatctttctacagggtgatttgtttgtagctgaattctctacagggtgatttatttgcagcttaactctctacaaggtgacttcttctagctgaactctctacagagtgattgattttttttgcagctgaactctctacatggtggtttctttgtaacttaactctctacagggtgatttgtttgtagctgaactctctacagggtgatctgttcatagctgaactccctataaagtaacttcttctagctaatctttctacagggcgatttgtttgtagctgagttctctacagggtgatttgtttgcagctgaactctacatggtagcttctttgtagctctacaatgttacttcttctagctgaactctctacaaggtgacttgtttctagctgatctctctacagggtgacttgtttctagctgaactctctacaggtgatttgtttgcagctgaactctctagatgattgtttctttgtagctgaactctctacaaggtaatttcttctagctgatctctctacaggccgatttgtttgtagctgaactctctacatgatggtttctttgtagctgaactctctacaaggtgatttcttctatagctgatctttctacagggtgatttgtttgtagttaaactctctacacgatagattctttgtagctgaactctctacaaggtgatttcttctatagctgatctttctacagggtgatttgtttgtacctgaactatctacatgatggtttctttgtagctgaactctctacaaggtaacttcttctagctgatctttctacaggacaatttgtttgtacctgaactctcacatgattgtttctttgaagctgaactctctacgaggtgatttcttctagctgatctttctacagggtgatttgtttgtagcagaactctctacaaggaaacttcttctagctgatctctctacagggagatttgtttgtagctgaactctctatacatgatttgtttgcgactgaattctctacatgatggtttctttgtagctgaactctctacaaggtaacttcttctagctgatctctttacagggtgaattgtttgtagcagaacgatctacaaggtaacttcttcttacttatctctctacagggtgatttgtttgtagctgaactttttacaaggaaacctcttttaactgagctctgtacaggg
This portion of the Dysidea avara chromosome 12, odDysAvar1.4, whole genome shotgun sequence genome encodes:
- the LOC136240916 gene encoding uncharacterized protein isoform X2 gives rise to the protein MEFFEIISEQQSYRRVAGGDINISKGGDREDSQEDEYSKGLRVCKQAIIKPYFIFLKMIGWRKFSLHFDIKNNYMKQTLNIFFPTLFVITVFAGFGAEAVLCFGRIKTYNDPITTNGTSFVYIRCDSGYFRQVLGPFILIISAYFLGFYIMRYSQTEHLLTLTEKVFLGYTDKVGQFSQKRLIIYLRILIVIGLLWLVLSVPLNILRVYSLKLLSRDTYFYYLTSYNTRYLEDLYSQRIKPPSEVDALRYILITLSVVGFTANDLFYIAAIINYSLQCQLITFLINVTVDRICKQQCKIDQAIKEIKISQDFLKKLNGGLAIQMSLLLFLLLRTLILATYNVLVVDDDDDSKGLVIGVLNALSWLFLVILIIGQACWLTVTSEKFFDLGMDMRTRPFVYANTSQVDLDSFLLYTSSITVDGRHEV
- the LOC136240916 gene encoding uncharacterized protein isoform X1 translates to MEFFEIISEQQSYRRVAGGDINISKGGDREDSQEDEYSKGLRVCKQAIIKPYFIFLKMIGWRKFSLHFDIKNNYMKQTLNIFFPTLFVITVFAGFGAEAVLCFGRIKTYNDPITTNGTSFVYIRCDSGYFRQVLGPFILIISAYFLGFYIMRYSQTEHLLTLTEKVFLGYTDKVGQFSQKRLIIYLRILIVIGLLWLVLSVPLNILRVYSLKLLSRDTYFYYLTSYNTRYLEDLYSQRIKPPSEVDALRYILITLSVVGFTANDLFYIAAIINYSLQCQLITFLINVTVDRICKQQCKIDQAIKEIKISQDFLKKLNGGLAIQMSLLLFLLLRTLILATYNVLVVDDDDDSKGLVIGVLNALSWLFLVILIIGQACWLTVTSEKFFDLGMDMRTRPFVYANTSQVDLDSFLLYTSSITVDARLVNIPMKPQYILPVCFALACTWTAFPTTF